In Candidatus Falkowbacteria bacterium, a genomic segment contains:
- a CDS encoding amidinotransferase has protein sequence MSHQETVTIHVTTLGEHPSTDTILRTTQMSSQANKMGNQTTDTILMIRPARFGFNTQTAATNQFQNTGNGPSSEKIQKLALREFNDFYKRLEGVGIKVLVEDDTIDPVKPDALFPNNWFSTHRGNNRAVLVIYPMLAENRRSEVREDIITSLIENYGYEKLDLQEWCKKKKFLEGTGSIVFDKKFKRAYASLSERTDEKLVLALCEELGFVPMIFNTSDNGESIYHTNVILSIGENFAVFCPEVIPNKIQRDRMSKCLQTGREVIFINKEQVRKFAGNIIQLRNLSGEYVLVLSETAMKSLSDEQIGKLFELNHHILCPIIPTIETIGGGGARCMIAEIF, from the coding sequence ATGAGCCATCAAGAAACAGTTACAATTCATGTGACAACACTTGGAGAACATCCAAGTACCGACACAATTCTTAGGACTACGCAAATGAGTAGCCAAGCTAATAAAATGGGTAACCAGACTACTGACACAATTCTCATGATTCGCCCGGCCCGCTTTGGGTTTAACACACAAACAGCTGCTACTAACCAGTTTCAAAATACTGGCAACGGACCTTCTTCTGAAAAAATTCAAAAATTGGCATTACGTGAATTCAATGATTTTTACAAACGTCTTGAAGGTGTGGGTATTAAAGTTTTAGTAGAAGATGATACTATAGATCCGGTTAAACCAGACGCCTTATTCCCAAACAACTGGTTTTCAACTCATAGAGGCAACAACAGAGCAGTGTTGGTTATTTATCCAATGCTAGCAGAAAATAGAAGATCTGAAGTAAGAGAGGACATAATTACATCTCTAATTGAAAATTATGGGTATGAAAAGCTAGACCTTCAAGAGTGGTGCAAAAAGAAAAAGTTTTTAGAAGGCACGGGAAGTATTGTTTTTGATAAAAAATTCAAACGTGCCTATGCATCTCTTTCAGAGAGAACAGATGAAAAGCTAGTACTAGCTCTTTGTGAAGAGCTGGGTTTTGTTCCGATGATTTTCAATACTTCAGATAACGGCGAAAGTATTTATCACACCAATGTGATACTATCCATTGGTGAAAACTTTGCTGTATTCTGCCCTGAAGTGATCCCAAATAAAATACAAAGGGACCGAATGTCTAAGTGTCTTCAAACAGGAAGGGAAGTAATTTTTATCAACAAAGAACAAGTAAGAAAGTTTGCCGGAAATATTATTCAACTAAGAAATCTCTCAGGTGAATATGTATTAGTTTTATCAGAAACGGCAATGAAATCTCTTTCTGATGAACAGATCGGCAAACTCTTTGAATTAAATCATCATATTTTGTGTCCAATTATTCCCACAATTGAAACAATTGGGGGAGGAGGGGCACGATGCATGATTGCCGAAATTTTTTAA
- a CDS encoding 50S ribosomal protein L19: MTAVKKKAKKTESKKSDKTLEEIKNELRPGMTIRVYQKIKELNPKGEEKERVQYFDGMIIAHKHGREAGGTITVRKVTDGVGVEKIYPLNLPTITKIEIQKEAEVRRAKLYFLRSGYNKRLKEKKVA, from the coding sequence ATGACCGCAGTTAAGAAAAAGGCGAAAAAGACCGAAAGTAAGAAATCGGACAAGACGCTTGAAGAAATCAAAAATGAATTACGACCTGGTATGACAATTCGTGTGTACCAGAAAATTAAGGAATTAAATCCTAAGGGTGAAGAAAAAGAGCGTGTTCAGTACTTTGACGGAATGATTATTGCTCATAAGCATGGTCGTGAAGCTGGAGGTACAATTACTGTCCGAAAAGTAACTGATGGTGTTGGTGTCGAAAAGATTTACCCTTTGAATTTGCCAACAATTACTAAGATTGAAATTCAGAAAGAAGCTGAGGTTCGTCGTGCCAAACTATATTTTTTGCGTTCTGGTTATAATAAGAGATTAAAAGAAAAAAAAGTAGCTTAA
- a CDS encoding carbohydrate binding domain-containing protein, whose amino-acid sequence MKNLMKNNVFHWFLTFAFTMVSLNIMPMLEFSNTALAAGNNLIKNPSFETEVDTYWDVWNGNSNTRRNFTMTRSYEVPVGYGSYSAAIQGSGMPQDRFDYGIITNNQNPIALTSGKNYSFSFYAKAQNPSNISVYFVNAQNYQSVTIPVEFNIDSNWNQYQVILTPTYTGAGALSFAFGDLGENVILNLDGLDLSENNVVVSTSQTVSGFIGQTNKTLRITNGGSLTTNDVRIELPYFNEQTNTIERKKFTPTAVANNTVTFDMFAQTFAGIGKIFIYNTEVGTFNYNVLVKVTDFAPNPVMVDEDLTIYGSGFNPNNDQTFVLVTAVGLNGNTYDLWLKPHTIDSQLSQVVIKLPIGVASGNLRVKTYFTNIAGVGVENKSTSLKYNIKPSIYSVAWSKPGYEQVGDKISIKGKGISKSPVVNFYDDNGKIIFKKNASVKIIDTVNNYEIIEVATPVTMNKLKITVKAGLIESNQADALNLTARPVINSISTKKKRTVSQTSTTISAAKPGEKIRINGKGFKTSGPANIEIQTINGAVIIPVWTTGIDPNGNWVDVTVPHLAVSGTVNVEINGKKSNSISLEIIPIIVSTLPLAPFPGTDLQIWTQGVGTNLSQTTIHYISDKNEIVSVKPSAVRTENDAVIITAFVPKSVSNNSSTVKIQYGSWLNDETYKASTKPYIDTADFDLETKILTIKGHGFSSVIKNNKITYMYIDHTEVNPKVKMLGITNTSEGQEIKIQILDTYHYGFIKVTVNEDVSNEVSVGPAMISRIERRVQFVNSVQKVMGVLYISGKNFGPRGGVKVGDVWATTHYRTNTFIIAVVEKEQIRNNPVIVAKQ is encoded by the coding sequence ATGAAAAACTTAATGAAAAACAACGTATTCCATTGGTTTTTAACCTTTGCTTTCACAATGGTCTCGTTAAATATTATGCCGATGTTAGAGTTTTCTAATACTGCTTTAGCAGCCGGAAATAACCTTATTAAAAACCCAAGCTTTGAAACTGAGGTCGATACCTATTGGGATGTTTGGAACGGAAATTCTAATACAAGACGAAATTTCACAATGACCCGTAGTTATGAGGTCCCAGTTGGTTATGGATCTTATTCAGCTGCAATTCAGGGATCTGGGATGCCACAAGATCGATTTGACTATGGAATTATTACTAATAATCAAAACCCAATTGCACTGACTTCTGGAAAAAACTATTCTTTTTCTTTCTACGCCAAAGCACAAAATCCTTCGAATATATCAGTTTATTTTGTTAATGCCCAAAACTATCAAAGCGTAACAATTCCAGTTGAATTTAATATTGATTCAAATTGGAATCAATATCAAGTCATTTTAACACCTACTTACACTGGTGCTGGTGCTTTATCCTTTGCTTTTGGTGATCTAGGTGAAAATGTTATTTTAAACCTTGATGGACTTGATTTATCTGAAAATAATGTCGTTGTTAGCACCTCACAAACAGTTTCTGGATTTATTGGTCAAACAAATAAAACCCTTCGAATAACCAATGGCGGTTCATTAACTACAAATGATGTAAGAATTGAACTCCCATATTTTAATGAACAAACTAATACAATTGAAAGAAAAAAATTTACTCCAACTGCAGTTGCGAACAACACGGTTACTTTTGATATGTTTGCTCAAACCTTCGCTGGAATAGGAAAGATATTTATTTATAACACTGAAGTTGGAACATTTAATTATAATGTTTTAGTAAAAGTTACTGACTTCGCACCAAATCCCGTTATGGTTGATGAAGATTTAACCATATATGGTTCAGGATTTAATCCAAATAATGACCAAACCTTTGTTCTAGTTACTGCAGTTGGTCTTAATGGAAATACCTATGATTTATGGTTAAAGCCACATACTATTGACTCACAATTATCACAAGTAGTAATTAAACTTCCTATTGGTGTTGCAAGTGGCAACCTACGTGTGAAAACATATTTTACAAACATAGCAGGCGTTGGAGTTGAAAATAAATCAACAAGTCTTAAATATAATATTAAGCCTTCAATTTATTCAGTCGCCTGGAGCAAGCCTGGCTATGAACAAGTAGGGGACAAAATTAGTATTAAGGGCAAAGGAATTTCAAAAAGTCCAGTTGTAAATTTTTACGATGATAATGGAAAAATTATTTTTAAGAAAAATGCATCAGTAAAAATTATTGATACAGTTAATAATTATGAAATTATTGAAGTAGCAACACCAGTTACAATGAATAAACTAAAAATTACTGTAAAGGCTGGCTTAATAGAATCAAACCAAGCCGATGCATTAAATTTAACTGCTCGTCCTGTAATAAACTCAATCTCTACAAAAAAGAAAAGAACTGTTTCTCAAACTAGTACTACAATTTCAGCAGCGAAACCAGGTGAGAAAATACGTATTAATGGAAAAGGGTTTAAAACATCTGGACCAGCAAATATTGAAATTCAAACTATAAATGGGGCTGTTATTATACCTGTCTGGACAACCGGCATTGACCCCAATGGAAATTGGGTTGATGTTACTGTCCCACATCTTGCAGTTAGTGGAACAGTAAACGTAGAAATAAATGGGAAAAAATCTAACTCAATTTCTTTAGAAATAATTCCTATTATAGTTTCTACACTTCCTTTAGCCCCTTTTCCAGGAACTGACCTACAAATTTGGACACAAGGAGTTGGCACAAATCTATCCCAAACTACAATCCATTATATTTCTGACAAAAATGAAATTGTTTCTGTAAAACCATCTGCTGTCCGAACTGAAAATGATGCGGTTATTATTACAGCTTTTGTTCCAAAGTCTGTATCCAATAATAGTTCAACTGTTAAAATTCAATATGGAAGTTGGCTTAATGACGAAACGTATAAAGCCTCAACTAAGCCATATATTGATACTGCAGATTTTGACCTTGAAACAAAAATTTTAACTATTAAAGGACACGGATTTTCCTCGGTAATAAAAAATAATAAAATTACCTACATGTATATTGACCATACTGAAGTTAATCCGAAGGTAAAAATGCTTGGCATTACTAATACCAGCGAAGGTCAAGAAATTAAAATTCAAATTTTAGATACGTATCACTATGGATTTATTAAAGTAACTGTTAATGAAGATGTAAGTAATGAAGTAAGTGTTGGCCCAGCAATGATTTCTAGAATTGAACGACGAGTACAATTTGTAAACTCCGTACAAAAAGTTATGGGTGTCTTGTATATTAGCGGAAAAAACTTTGGTCCACGAGGTGGAGTTAAAGTTGGAGATGTGTGGGCAACCACCCACTATAGAACCAACACTTTTATTATTGCTGTTGTTGAAAAAGAACAAATTAGGAATAACCCAGTAATTGTTGCAAAACAATAA
- a CDS encoding phosphotransferase, which yields MSFEYSDHLPFLKKKKILEGEQDNQHSKYFNENNLESKEFERHLEDLLIHYKRINEGAEGIIGLIDLNEYDSEDLKNFFGEEVLDEIGVDKRLAVKMLKVYIDGRRAVEEGNLQKNAREALLQAGITDVSIPKVYYNNELEITSPTLRAELESDEVYLKDNKVGIILMDLIPGQDLSDFLLKETIKRHPDLKEYRDQDVLDSMDYKNLESIVAIGLGQQQISDQEDAYIQRQKEKQNDKLLINFLGKTDFILNPEILNRLEKALPVLHKAGIYHRDLHKRNLMFSNTTDGNLDQVYIIDFGKSIETKSTSRDDIYIEDDIIYKEDEYLLRIYKSLTRPRSDQEKEAYFLTLARPLLAIQQNEKLKKSYVSFFIKSQKKLESIKEGRDYQQVIKKIDRMIQDFSNSVISETASQENFNLQLALWNELATQDPDSIRYIIDSLKEVQKRNSNRSPYFYNQVAHLISYLEENQK from the coding sequence ATGTCATTTGAATATTCTGACCATCTACCATTTTTAAAAAAGAAAAAAATTTTAGAAGGCGAACAGGATAATCAACATTCGAAATATTTCAATGAAAATAATCTAGAATCTAAAGAATTTGAAAGACATTTAGAAGATTTATTAATTCATTATAAAAGAATTAACGAAGGTGCAGAAGGTATCATTGGTTTAATTGATTTAAATGAATATGACTCAGAAGATTTAAAGAATTTCTTTGGTGAAGAAGTTTTGGATGAAATAGGTGTTGATAAACGTTTGGCTGTTAAAATGCTTAAAGTATATATTGATGGTCGACGAGCAGTAGAAGAAGGTAATCTTCAGAAAAATGCCAGAGAGGCTTTACTCCAGGCTGGAATAACTGATGTCTCAATCCCCAAAGTATATTACAATAATGAATTAGAAATAACTTCACCAACATTGCGTGCGGAACTTGAAAGTGATGAGGTATATCTAAAAGACAATAAAGTAGGAATAATACTAATGGATTTAATCCCGGGTCAGGATTTATCTGATTTTCTCTTAAAAGAAACAATTAAGCGTCACCCTGATTTAAAGGAATATCGAGATCAGGATGTATTGGATTCCATGGACTATAAAAATTTAGAGAGCATAGTGGCGATAGGTTTAGGTCAACAACAAATTTCTGATCAAGAAGATGCATATATTCAGAGACAAAAAGAAAAACAAAATGACAAGTTACTAATAAATTTTTTGGGTAAAACTGACTTTATTTTAAATCCAGAAATTTTAAATCGACTTGAAAAAGCTTTACCAGTCTTACATAAAGCCGGAATTTATCATAGAGATTTACATAAGCGAAATCTTATGTTTAGTAACACCACTGATGGGAATTTAGATCAGGTATATATTATTGATTTTGGAAAATCTATTGAAACTAAAAGTACCTCAAGAGATGATATATATATAGAAGATGACATTATTTATAAAGAAGATGAATATTTATTAAGAATCTATAAATCTTTAACAAGACCGCGCAGTGATCAAGAAAAGGAAGCGTATTTTTTAACGTTGGCCAGACCTTTATTGGCAATACAGCAAAATGAAAAGTTAAAAAAAAGTTATGTTAGTTTTTTTATTAAGTCTCAAAAAAAATTAGAAAGTATTAAAGAGGGTAGAGATTATCAGCAAGTAATAAAAAAAATTGACAGAATGATTCAGGATTTTTCAAATTCCGTAATTAGTGAAACAGCCTCACAAGAAAATTTTAATTTACAGTTAGCTTTATGGAATGAACTGGCTACACAAGATCCAGATTCTATTCGATACATAATTGACTCTTTAAAAGAAGTCCAAAAAAGAAATAGCAATCGTTCACCATATTTTTATAATCAAGTGGCTCATCTTATTTCTTACTTGGAAGAAAATCAAAAATAA
- the clpP gene encoding ATP-dependent Clp endopeptidase proteolytic subunit ClpP produces the protein MPLIPTVIEKAGNYERAYDIYSRLLKDRIIFLGEPVTDHVANIIIAQFLFLDAENRDKDIKFYINSPGGSVTAGLAIYDTMQYVKADVSTICVGLAASMGATLLAAGAPGKRFALPNSEIMIHQVMGGFEGQASDIKIRSEHILRIKDKLNKILAKHTGQNVDLIEKDTDRDRFMNPEEAKKYGIIDKIIH, from the coding sequence ATGCCATTAATCCCAACCGTTATTGAAAAGGCCGGTAATTATGAACGGGCCTATGATATTTACTCACGATTATTAAAAGATCGTATTATATTTCTTGGTGAGCCAGTGACAGATCATGTTGCTAATATTATTATTGCTCAGTTTTTGTTTTTGGATGCTGAAAATAGAGATAAAGACATAAAGTTCTATATAAACTCCCCAGGAGGATCTGTAACAGCTGGTTTAGCAATTTATGACACTATGCAATATGTTAAGGCGGATGTTTCCACAATTTGTGTTGGTTTGGCAGCCTCAATGGGCGCTACCTTGTTAGCTGCCGGGGCACCAGGAAAGCGATTTGCTTTGCCAAACTCAGAAATTATGATTCACCAGGTTATGGGTGGTTTTGAGGGTCAGGCCTCTGATATTAAAATTCGTTCAGAACATATTTTACGAATTAAAGATAAATTAAATAAGATTTTAGCAAAACATACTGGTCAGAATGTTGATTTAATAGAAAAAGACACTGATCGGGACCGATTTATGAACCCTGAGGAGGCAAAAAAGTATGGAATTATTGATAAAATAATCCATTGA
- the tsaE gene encoding tRNA (adenosine(37)-N6)-threonylcarbamoyltransferase complex ATPase subunit type 1 TsaE, producing the protein MKVISHSEKATQKIAFDFAKKLKGGETIGLIGDLGAGKTAFVKGLAKGLGIKKAITSPTFVVMKVYPVKHTTIKHLVHVDAYRVRTATSLTAIGLEDYIKSNDSVVVIEWANLAKGFLPKKKILIFFKHITSAQREIIFNS; encoded by the coding sequence ATGAAAGTAATTTCTCATTCAGAAAAAGCCACGCAGAAAATTGCTTTTGATTTTGCAAAGAAATTAAAGGGTGGGGAGACAATTGGTTTAATTGGTGATTTAGGGGCTGGGAAAACCGCCTTTGTTAAAGGCTTGGCTAAAGGCTTGGGGATCAAAAAAGCTATAACTAGTCCAACCTTTGTGGTGATGAAAGTATATCCTGTTAAGCATACAACCATAAAACATTTAGTTCATGTTGATGCCTATCGTGTGAGAACTGCAACGTCATTGACAGCCATTGGTCTTGAGGATTATATTAAGTCTAATGACAGTGTGGTAGTTATTGAATGGGCGAATTTGGCGAAGGGTTTTTTGCCGAAAAAGAAAATATTGATTTTTTTTAAACATATAACTAGTGCTCAAAGAGAGATTATATTTAATTCTTAA
- a CDS encoding polymer-forming cytoskeletal protein, with amino-acid sequence MFNKNHSGVSKDGVETIIGPSVKIEGNFICQGGIVIEGEVKGTISTAGFLEVGDKASVVADVSAQEAKIGGEVRGNIKIEGYLELTASAKIVGDMEVGSLSIARGATIKGKCNVASNETKAVKNNNKVTADDHE; translated from the coding sequence ATGTTTAACAAAAACCATTCAGGAGTATCAAAAGATGGAGTAGAAACAATTATTGGACCCTCGGTTAAAATTGAAGGTAATTTTATTTGCCAAGGTGGAATTGTTATTGAAGGTGAGGTTAAGGGTACAATTTCAACAGCTGGTTTTCTTGAAGTTGGTGACAAGGCATCTGTGGTGGCTGATGTAAGCGCTCAAGAAGCAAAAATTGGCGGAGAAGTGCGAGGTAATATTAAAATTGAAGGATATTTGGAGTTAACAGCTTCAGCAAAGATTGTGGGTGATATGGAAGTTGGGAGTTTATCAATTGCACGTGGTGCAACTATTAAAGGGAAATGCAACGTTGCCTCAAATGAAACTAAAGCAGTAAAAAATAATAATAAGGTGACAGCCGACGACCATGAATAA